From one Deinococcus seoulensis genomic stretch:
- a CDS encoding phytoene desaturase family protein produces the protein MRRQPGHVAVIGAGFAGLAAALRLARAGARVTVLDALDGPGGKAALGFPEFSSGPTVVTMPQVFRALHARLDLPTPTLTAARPTTTYHGAGGRIFAPEALHVAGSLDSTLAQLSPAEGRRYAALLASSRRMYLDAQDTFLFAPPPGPARLARYALTRGRRAAPLVPLHRFVRSGSFMTPFWLRFATYLGADPYRAPAVLHNIAWVELGYGVWHLRGGLLDLARTLHAQAVGLGVRFEFGTRVTSLSTHGGQVLGAHTSQGAFAADAWVSAADRALTLSWLGESEKPTPRGVSGFALQLRLSEDRGQAHHIHWPAEYAREWRDIRAGRLPRDPTLYLHLDGTRAFLLVNAPPDPAVAGDPREYGAWLLARLQDRLRTSEGGPLPVQEWQALSPAEYARTARAGALYGRAPHGLSGSLRPSWTLPHARNLAQVGGTVHPGGGVPLSILSGWNGAGQLLGLPFDDLDGRQVPGMTGSTADTWDDLTGPEF, from the coding sequence GTGAGGCGGCAACCGGGACATGTCGCGGTGATCGGCGCGGGGTTCGCGGGGCTGGCGGCGGCGCTGCGGCTGGCGCGGGCCGGAGCGCGGGTAACGGTGCTGGACGCGCTGGACGGGCCGGGCGGCAAGGCGGCGCTGGGCTTCCCGGAGTTCTCGAGCGGCCCGACGGTCGTGACCATGCCGCAGGTGTTCCGGGCGCTGCACGCGCGGCTGGACCTCCCGACACCCACCCTGACGGCCGCGCGGCCCACGACCACCTACCACGGCGCGGGCGGCCGGATCTTCGCGCCCGAGGCGCTGCACGTGGCGGGCAGTCTGGACTCCACGCTGGCGCAACTGTCGCCCGCCGAGGGGCGGCGGTACGCGGCGCTGCTGGCCTCGTCGCGGCGCATGTACCTGGACGCGCAGGACACGTTCCTGTTCGCGCCGCCGCCCGGCCCGGCCCGGCTGGCCCGGTACGCCCTGACGCGCGGTCGGCGGGCCGCGCCGCTGGTGCCGCTGCACCGCTTCGTGCGCTCGGGGTCGTTCATGACGCCGTTCTGGCTGCGCTTCGCCACGTACCTGGGCGCCGACCCGTACCGCGCGCCCGCCGTGCTGCACAACATCGCGTGGGTGGAACTCGGGTACGGCGTGTGGCACCTGCGCGGCGGCCTGCTGGACCTGGCCCGGACGCTGCACGCGCAGGCGGTGGGGCTGGGCGTGCGCTTCGAGTTCGGGACGCGCGTCACCAGCCTCAGCACGCACGGCGGGCAGGTGCTGGGCGCGCACACCAGTCAGGGGGCGTTCGCGGCCGACGCCTGGGTCAGCGCCGCCGACCGCGCCCTGACGCTCTCCTGGCTGGGCGAGAGCGAGAAACCCACGCCGCGCGGCGTGAGCGGCTTCGCGCTGCAACTGCGCCTCTCGGAGGACCGGGGGCAGGCGCACCACATCCACTGGCCCGCCGAGTACGCCCGCGAGTGGCGGGACATCCGCGCCGGACGGCTCCCGCGCGACCCGACGCTGTACCTGCACCTGGACGGCACGCGCGCCTTCCTGCTCGTGAATGCCCCCCCGGACCCCGCCGTGGCGGGCGACCCGCGCGAGTACGGCGCGTGGCTGCTGGCACGCCTTCAGGACCGCCTGCGGACCAGTGAAGGTGGGCCGCTGCCCGTGCAGGAATGGCAGGCGCTGTCGCCCGCCGAGTACGCCCGCACCGCCCGCGCCGGCGCGCTGTACGGCCGCGCCCCGCACGGCCTGAGCGGCAGCCTGCGCCCCAGCTGGACGCTCCCGCACGCCCGGAACCTCGCGCAGGTGGGCGGCACCGTCCACCCCGGCGGCGGCGTGCCCCTGAGCATCCTCAGCGGCTGGAACGGCGCCGGGCAACTGCTGGGCCTCCCCTTCGACGACCTGGACGGGCGGCAGGTGCCGGGCATGACCGGCAGTACGGCAGACACCTGGGACGACCTAACCGGGCCGGAATTCTGA
- a CDS encoding NUDIX domain-containing protein, producing MIRRVGAGIAVLHAESVLLVRRGDNALWDVPGGGSDAGESPEDTARRELREETGLSVGALRSLGVFPHRHTYPDGNVVAWETHVFTADFGGGEPRASDDAAQVRWWPLAALPDDVSEATGTYFAALTAVRA from the coding sequence TTGATCCGCCGTGTGGGTGCAGGTATTGCTGTACTGCACGCTGAGTCCGTCCTGCTGGTGCGCCGGGGCGATAACGCCCTGTGGGACGTGCCGGGTGGTGGTTCGGACGCCGGGGAGTCGCCGGAGGACACTGCTCGGCGGGAACTGCGCGAGGAAACGGGCCTGAGCGTGGGCGCGCTGCGCTCACTGGGCGTGTTTCCCCACCGGCACACGTACCCGGACGGGAACGTGGTGGCGTGGGAGACGCACGTGTTCACGGCCGACTTTGGAGGTGGGGAGCCGCGCGCCTCGGATGACGCGGCCCAGGTGCGCTGGTGGCCGCTGGCAGCCCTCCCCGACGACGTGTCGGAGGCGACCGGCACGTACTTCGCGGCGTTGACGGCGGTGCGGGCGTGA
- a CDS encoding phytoene desaturase family protein, giving the protein MPDFDVIVMGAGHNALVTAAYAAKAGLKVGVFERRHIVGGAVSTEELVPGYRFDYGGSAHILIRMTPVVRELELTRHGLHYLDVDPMFHASDGETPWFIHRDAGRTARELEALFPGQGEAYTKFLDDWTPFARSVADLFNSAPGPLDMGKMVVSSGKGKDWMEQLPRILRPYGDVAREYFTEERVRAPLVWMAAQSGPPPSDPLSAPFLLWHPLYHEGGVARPKGGSGGLTKALKRAIEADGGQVFVNAPVKDILVKDGKAQGVRLENGETYTARAVVSGAHILTTAGALPDEHVPAAARQVRVGNGFGMVLRLALSEKVKYRHHREPDSRVGLGLLIKNEQQLMKGYGEYLAGEPTKDPPLIAMSFSAVDDSLAPPGGEALWLWAQYYPYELSSGSWETRTAEARENILNAFEHYAPGTRDTIVGELVQTPQWLETNLGLHRGNVMHLEMSFDQMFSFRPWMKASQYRWPGVQGLYLTGASTHPGGGIMGASGRNAAQVLVKDLTRRRWR; this is encoded by the coding sequence ATGCCGGATTTCGACGTGATCGTGATGGGGGCGGGCCACAACGCGCTGGTGACCGCCGCGTACGCCGCGAAGGCGGGCCTGAAGGTGGGCGTGTTCGAGCGGCGGCACATCGTGGGGGGCGCCGTGAGTACCGAGGAACTGGTGCCGGGGTACCGCTTCGATTACGGCGGCAGCGCGCACATCCTGATCCGCATGACGCCCGTGGTGCGGGAACTGGAACTGACGCGGCACGGCCTGCACTACCTGGACGTGGACCCGATGTTCCACGCGTCGGATGGCGAGACGCCCTGGTTCATCCACCGGGACGCGGGGCGCACGGCGCGGGAACTGGAGGCGCTGTTTCCCGGTCAGGGTGAGGCGTACACGAAATTCCTGGATGACTGGACGCCTTTTGCGCGCTCCGTGGCGGACCTGTTCAACTCCGCGCCGGGACCGCTCGACATGGGGAAGATGGTGGTCAGCAGTGGGAAGGGCAAGGACTGGATGGAGCAGCTGCCCCGGATTCTGCGTCCGTACGGGGACGTGGCGCGGGAGTACTTCACCGAGGAGCGGGTGCGCGCCCCGCTGGTGTGGATGGCGGCGCAGAGCGGCCCGCCCCCCAGTGACCCCCTGAGTGCGCCGTTCCTGCTGTGGCACCCGCTGTACCACGAGGGTGGTGTGGCGCGGCCCAAGGGCGGCAGCGGCGGCCTGACGAAAGCCCTGAAACGCGCCATCGAGGCGGACGGCGGGCAGGTGTTCGTGAACGCGCCGGTGAAGGACATCCTCGTCAAGGATGGGAAGGCGCAGGGCGTCCGGCTGGAGAACGGCGAGACGTACACCGCCCGCGCCGTCGTGTCCGGCGCGCACATCCTGACCACGGCCGGCGCCCTGCCGGACGAGCATGTGCCCGCCGCCGCCCGGCAGGTCCGCGTGGGCAACGGCTTCGGCATGGTCCTGCGCCTCGCCCTGAGCGAGAAGGTCAAGTACCGCCACCACCGGGAACCCGACAGCCGCGTCGGCCTGGGCCTGCTGATCAAGAACGAACAGCAACTCATGAAAGGCTACGGCGAGTACCTCGCAGGCGAACCCACCAAGGACCCGCCCCTGATCGCCATGAGCTTCAGCGCCGTGGACGACTCGCTCGCCCCGCCCGGCGGCGAGGCCCTGTGGCTCTGGGCGCAGTACTACCCCTACGAACTCAGCAGCGGCTCCTGGGAAACCAGAACCGCCGAAGCCCGCGAGAACATCCTGAACGCCTTCGAACACTACGCGCCCGGCACCCGCGACACCATCGTCGGCGAACTCGTCCAGACCCCGCAGTGGTTAGAGACGAACCTCGGCCTGCACCGCGGCAACGTCATGCACCTAGAAATGAGCTTCGACCAGATGTTCTCCTTCCGCCCCTGGATGAAAGCCAGCCAGTACCGCTGGCCCGGCGTGCAGGGCCTCTACCTGACCGGCGCCAGCACCCACCCCGGCGGCGGCATCATGGGCGCCTCGGGCCGCAACGCCGCGCAGGTCCTCGTGAAAGACCTGACGCGGCGCCGATGGCGGTGA
- a CDS encoding S8 family serine peptidase — protein MNKRTLTSLLALTLGWAGSTGTVRYPVTGSGRPDAFARPGQTLTLPGARPIRIPDLPPGRAVLPVRGGIFTGGRVEVSVLPPVAGGVVLANITQPGVQQPRTSVLPDRVQVLLNPGLNPDALARALRHLGTYGRVTWETLPAPASSQAPINTRAVIPPSPCSGTLVEITLSGKMSLEDALNRLLAEDTDVIWYPDPISVAGHPQGLAQALPAPPAPRTPAALQRPRFFYPAKLVSSGISALPALGAGANGQGGAGVTIAVLDTGYSRSLDTLNELPPRRLLPPMNALAPFHQTASFTGYDDFWEGHGTQVAILAAGGQHGTAPQAKVLPIKVCADVAGRATCRTKDVLRGICFALNQVPPSQLVMNLSLGGAVPTDAIHATLKWAESQGAVIVAAGGNQGLNGNPREYPAAFTQTAGTQLGLELLAVESVTPTAVRSSPTIRVAQTWERSTFSTQGNYLNISAPGEALDIGHPYLYSGTSFAAPLVAGAAARVKGANLNVRMGTQGGGVTLPSVTQTITVRAFMLDPARTNSFVQPGAKPMLNLSGY, from the coding sequence ATGAACAAGCGAACCCTGACTTCCCTTCTCGCACTGACCCTGGGCTGGGCGGGCAGCACTGGTACTGTTCGTTACCCGGTAACGGGTTCCGGACGTCCGGACGCGTTCGCCCGCCCAGGCCAGACCCTGACGTTGCCGGGCGCGCGGCCGATCAGGATTCCTGACCTTCCGCCCGGCCGCGCCGTGCTGCCCGTCCGGGGTGGCATCTTCACAGGAGGCAGGGTCGAGGTATCTGTCCTGCCGCCCGTTGCAGGCGGAGTCGTCCTGGCAAATATCACGCAGCCGGGTGTGCAGCAACCCCGCACGAGTGTCCTGCCCGACCGGGTACAGGTGCTGCTGAATCCGGGTCTGAATCCGGATGCCCTTGCCCGGGCCCTGCGTCACCTGGGCACGTACGGACGGGTCACGTGGGAGACCCTGCCCGCCCCCGCCTCCAGCCAGGCTCCCATCAATACGCGCGCAGTGATTCCACCGTCACCCTGCAGCGGCACCCTGGTCGAGATCACCCTAAGCGGCAAGATGAGCCTGGAAGACGCCCTGAACAGACTGCTGGCCGAGGATACAGACGTGATCTGGTACCCAGATCCGATCAGCGTGGCCGGGCACCCGCAGGGGCTCGCCCAGGCCCTTCCAGCCCCGCCCGCCCCCAGAACTCCGGCTGCCTTGCAGCGTCCCCGCTTCTTCTACCCGGCAAAACTGGTGTCCAGCGGCATTTCCGCCCTTCCAGCCCTGGGAGCCGGAGCGAACGGGCAGGGCGGCGCGGGCGTGACCATCGCCGTGCTGGACACCGGGTACTCCAGAAGCCTGGACACCCTGAACGAACTCCCGCCCCGGCGCCTGCTGCCCCCTATGAACGCCCTGGCACCGTTTCACCAGACCGCCAGCTTCACTGGCTATGACGACTTCTGGGAGGGCCACGGCACACAGGTCGCCATCCTCGCCGCCGGGGGGCAGCACGGCACGGCCCCGCAGGCAAAGGTGCTGCCCATCAAGGTCTGCGCGGACGTCGCGGGCCGCGCCACCTGCCGCACCAAGGACGTGCTACGCGGCATCTGCTTCGCACTGAACCAGGTGCCGCCCTCGCAACTGGTCATGAACCTCAGCCTGGGCGGGGCCGTACCCACCGACGCCATTCATGCCACCCTGAAATGGGCAGAATCACAGGGTGCCGTAATAGTCGCGGCAGGTGGTAACCAGGGCCTGAACGGCAACCCCAGGGAGTACCCAGCCGCGTTCACCCAGACCGCCGGCACGCAGCTCGGCTTGGAGCTGCTGGCCGTGGAATCGGTGACGCCCACAGCCGTCCGCTCCTCACCCACCATCAGGGTCGCCCAGACGTGGGAACGCTCGACCTTCAGCACGCAGGGCAACTACCTGAACATCAGCGCGCCCGGCGAGGCGCTGGACATCGGACACCCGTACCTGTACAGCGGCACCTCGTTCGCCGCGCCGCTGGTCGCCGGGGCTGCCGCGCGGGTCAAGGGGGCAAACCTGAACGTCCGCATGGGCACCCAGGGCGGCGGTGTCACCCTGCCCAGCGTGACACAGACCATCACTGTCAGGGCGTTCATGCTCGACCCGGCACGTACTAACTCCTTCGTGCAGCCAGGCGCAAAGCCCATGCTGAACCTTAGCGGCTACTAA
- a CDS encoding glycosyltransferase, which produces MRRAAWTAAWGRAQRPVQALLLGWLATKAAVLAVNAVTFPRLRPAPTPRGGPRVSILIPARDEAHNLPRTLPGVLAQGAFEVLVLDDGSGDGTADVARRLGARVLTGEPRPDGWNGKPWACQQLLRAARGEVLIFTDADVDWHAGALGGLLSELTRSGADLLSVHPRQANAGLGARLLTPLVDAAVLSYFPFPLTRLRHPMTSIANGQVMAFRRAALSRVGGYAPVRAEVLEDTRLAQHLGAQGFLVSTALGRACIGVRMYRTYPESVAGFSKNVLPLHFHSRPLLLLAAAAHLGAYTLPWLLRPWLRGPGWTALRVAGLVERTLVSVVAGRRAPADLAEGLLGPLTPLLALPVYRRALRRTVTWKGRQYRQ; this is translated from the coding sequence ATGCGCCGCGCCGCGTGGACTGCCGCGTGGGGGCGGGCGCAGCGGCCCGTGCAGGCGCTGCTGCTGGGCTGGCTGGCGACCAAGGCGGCGGTGCTGGCCGTGAACGCCGTGACCTTCCCCCGCCTGCGCCCGGCACCCACCCCACGTGGGGGGCCACGCGTGTCCATCCTGATTCCGGCGCGGGACGAGGCGCACAACCTGCCGCGCACCCTGCCCGGCGTGCTGGCCCAGGGGGCGTTCGAGGTGCTGGTGCTGGACGACGGCAGCGGCGACGGGACCGCCGACGTGGCCCGCCGCCTGGGCGCGCGGGTCCTGACGGGCGAGCCCAGACCGGACGGCTGGAACGGGAAACCCTGGGCCTGCCAGCAACTGCTGCGCGCGGCGCGCGGCGAGGTCCTGATCTTCACGGACGCGGACGTGGACTGGCACGCGGGCGCACTGGGCGGCCTGCTGAGCGAACTGACCCGTTCCGGCGCGGACCTGCTGAGCGTTCATCCCCGGCAGGCGAACGCGGGCCTGGGCGCCCGCCTGCTGACGCCGCTGGTGGACGCGGCCGTGCTGTCGTACTTCCCGTTTCCGCTGACGCGTCTGCGCCACCCCATGACCTCGATCGCCAACGGGCAGGTCATGGCGTTCCGCCGCGCCGCCCTGAGCCGCGTGGGCGGGTACGCGCCCGTCCGGGCCGAGGTGCTGGAGGACACCCGCCTCGCGCAGCACCTGGGCGCGCAGGGCTTCCTGGTGTCCACGGCGCTGGGCCGCGCGTGCATCGGGGTGCGCATGTACCGCACGTACCCGGAGTCGGTGGCGGGCTTCAGCAAGAACGTCCTGCCGCTGCACTTTCACTCGCGGCCGCTGCTGCTGCTGGCGGCCGCCGCGCACCTGGGCGCGTACACCCTGCCGTGGTTGCTGCGCCCCTGGCTGCGCGGCCCCGGCTGGACGGCCCTGCGCGTGGCCGGGCTGGTGGAACGCACGCTGGTCAGCGTGGTCGCCGGTCGCCGCGCCCCCGCCGACCTGGCCGAGGGGCTGCTGGGCCCCCTCACGCCGCTGCTGGCGCTGCCCGTGTACCGCCGCGCCCTGCGCCGCACCGTCACCTGGAAGGGCCGCCAGTACAGACAGTGA
- a CDS encoding ATP-binding protein, with protein MTAPPELLTLGSLRAAQVPFRREKPLLLLAYLSLRGPQERRAVARLFWPDATDPMNSLSVALGQLRRASGTLVLVHTTDTQVSTTLTCDVPALLRACADTDLSGAQTLYRGAFAAGLPDADLSDELAGWVTATREHCAATYRDLLLGQARQAAETDALRAGEWAAQAYAVAGAAPPAPPLFRELHALLRAAGHPDAPLLERDAASLNVTLSAPAPPLPGRQAELQQLTHLSAGETLWVRGPAGIGKSALLRAVPAGTLLRARAGRPYATLLGLPDLPHPPPADGPGWARHLSAQPGPLLIDDWETCDPESRRALLGLSATRSGPPLILASREGPPTLLPQLILRPLPADNAQERAETGGLPALRPAGRGGLSLADAYAALLAPHAPRARQLLACLGVQDNPDLRATQAALEFGGDDMAAALERLRQAYLLEGTRPAAPAALRAWLDTQPSLETEVLTLLAAQLPPADALDHYLRAHALTGSSDFPGFQAALAGRARALLAEDRQVEAHDLLRPHARSPGTRLLLARALDAMGHHREALGILGDLPDTPLVQVYRGRAVWRLGDREQATALATAGLNGDLEARAQAYNLLSSLALSSRENARALDYAQRSAGLFLLLGDELMRLKMICMQTITTQTLGLDASALLREMLDAPLEQLPPNMLLNIGWVLEEQGLLDDALGYAERAATSAEQTCNLSTASTAWNNVGVIHHKQGRAALAAAAYSQAICIARQSGEIRMLATSLGNLAELQESLPLIEEALNILEGAGQDDLAAYFREQRATFRERSGGG; from the coding sequence ATGACGGCCCCGCCCGAACTGCTGACCCTCGGTTCCCTGCGGGCGGCGCAGGTGCCGTTCAGGCGGGAGAAACCACTGCTGCTGCTGGCGTACCTGAGCCTGCGCGGCCCGCAGGAGCGCCGGGCCGTCGCGCGCCTGTTCTGGCCGGACGCGACCGATCCCATGAACAGCCTGTCCGTGGCGCTGGGGCAACTGCGCCGCGCGTCCGGCACGCTGGTGCTGGTCCACACGACCGACACGCAGGTGAGCACCACCCTGACCTGCGACGTACCCGCCCTGCTGCGCGCCTGCGCCGACACCGACCTGAGCGGCGCGCAGACCCTGTACCGGGGGGCTTTCGCGGCGGGCCTGCCGGACGCGGACCTGTCCGATGAACTGGCCGGGTGGGTCACCGCGACCCGCGAACACTGCGCGGCCACATACCGCGACCTGCTGCTCGGTCAGGCCCGTCAGGCGGCAGAAACCGATGCCCTGCGGGCCGGGGAGTGGGCCGCCCAGGCCTACGCCGTGGCCGGGGCTGCGCCGCCCGCCCCGCCGCTGTTCCGGGAACTGCACGCCCTGCTGCGCGCCGCCGGACACCCGGACGCCCCGCTGCTGGAACGCGACGCGGCCAGCCTGAACGTCACGCTCAGCGCGCCGGCTCCGCCGCTGCCGGGCCGGCAGGCCGAACTTCAGCAGTTGACGCACCTGTCGGCCGGCGAGACGCTGTGGGTACGCGGACCGGCCGGGATCGGCAAGAGCGCACTGCTGCGCGCCGTTCCAGCCGGAACGCTGCTGCGCGCCCGGGCGGGGCGACCCTACGCCACGCTGCTGGGCCTGCCAGACCTGCCTCACCCCCCGCCGGCGGACGGGCCGGGCTGGGCGCGGCACCTCAGCGCGCAGCCCGGCCCCCTGCTGATCGACGACTGGGAGACCTGCGACCCGGAGTCCCGCCGCGCCCTGCTGGGCCTGAGCGCCACCCGCTCGGGACCGCCGCTGATCCTGGCCAGCCGCGAAGGGCCACCCACGCTGCTGCCGCAACTGATCCTGCGGCCACTGCCGGCCGACAACGCGCAGGAGCGCGCGGAAACCGGTGGCCTTCCGGCGTTGCGGCCCGCCGGGCGCGGCGGCCTGTCCCTGGCGGACGCCTACGCCGCGCTGCTGGCCCCGCACGCACCCCGCGCGCGGCAGCTGCTGGCGTGCCTGGGCGTGCAGGACAACCCGGACCTGCGCGCCACGCAGGCGGCGCTGGAATTCGGCGGTGACGATATGGCCGCCGCGCTGGAGCGGTTGCGTCAGGCCTACCTGCTGGAGGGCACCCGCCCGGCCGCGCCTGCGGCGCTGCGCGCGTGGCTGGATACGCAACCCAGCCTGGAAACCGAGGTCCTGACCCTGCTGGCGGCGCAATTACCGCCCGCCGACGCCCTGGATCACTACCTGCGCGCGCACGCCCTGACCGGCTCCAGCGACTTTCCCGGTTTTCAGGCGGCGCTGGCCGGACGTGCCCGCGCGCTGCTGGCCGAAGACCGGCAGGTTGAAGCGCACGACCTGCTGCGCCCACACGCCCGGTCACCCGGCACCCGCCTGCTGCTGGCGCGCGCCCTGGACGCCATGGGACATCACCGCGAAGCTCTGGGCATCCTGGGTGACCTGCCGGATACACCGCTGGTGCAGGTGTACCGGGGCCGCGCCGTGTGGCGGCTGGGCGACCGGGAACAGGCGACCGCCCTGGCGACCGCCGGTCTGAACGGTGATCTGGAAGCCCGGGCGCAGGCCTACAACCTGCTGTCCTCACTGGCCCTGTCGTCCAGGGAGAACGCGCGGGCACTCGATTACGCCCAGCGCTCGGCCGGGCTGTTCCTGCTGCTGGGCGACGAACTCATGCGCCTGAAAATGATCTGCATGCAGACGATCACCACGCAGACCCTCGGCCTGGACGCCTCAGCCCTGCTGCGCGAGATGTTGGACGCTCCCCTGGAACAGCTACCACCCAACATGCTTCTGAACATCGGCTGGGTACTGGAAGAACAGGGCCTGCTGGACGATGCTCTCGGCTACGCCGAGCGGGCCGCCACCTCAGCGGAACAGACCTGCAACCTGTCCACCGCCAGCACCGCCTGGAATAACGTGGGGGTCATCCACCACAAGCAGGGCCGCGCGGCCCTGGCAGCGGCTGCCTACAGTCAGGCCATCTGCATCGCGCGCCAGAGCGGCGAGATCCGCATGCTCGCCACGTCACTGGGCAATTTGGCAGAGTTACAGGAAAGCCTGCCCCTGATCGAGGAAGCCCTGAACATCCTGGAAGGAGCCGGGCAGGACGACCTGGCCGCGTACTTCCGCGAGCAGAGGGCCACGTTCAGGGAGCGTTCAGGGGGCGGATGA
- a CDS encoding GNAT family N-acetyltransferase has product MTPFRIRRLGPGDEAALERLAHDETDFTDEPPSPPLTPDAARAYLSDPGVCHWHAEDDSGHPVGFLMAYRHRRRNGDPLDVMFEEIGVRQDWRGRGVGRALVSALHAHMREQGVRSVWVAADSEEAQTFYRACGYDTDELQGVILSRTLDL; this is encoded by the coding sequence ATGACTCCCTTCCGCATCCGCCGCCTGGGACCCGGCGACGAGGCCGCCCTGGAACGCCTCGCGCACGACGAGACCGACTTCACGGACGAACCGCCCAGCCCACCCCTGACCCCGGACGCCGCCCGCGCGTACCTCAGCGACCCTGGCGTGTGTCACTGGCACGCCGAGGACGACAGCGGCCACCCGGTGGGGTTCCTGATGGCGTACCGGCACCGCCGCCGCAACGGCGACCCGCTGGACGTGATGTTCGAGGAGATCGGCGTCCGCCAGGACTGGCGGGGGCGTGGCGTGGGCCGCGCCCTGGTCTCGGCCCTGCACGCCCACATGCGCGAACAGGGCGTCCGCAGCGTGTGGGTGGCCGCCGACAGCGAGGAGGCGCAGACCTTCTACCGCGCCTGCGGGTACGACACCGACGAGTTGCAGGGCGTGATCCTCAGCCGGACCCTGGACCTCTGA
- a CDS encoding 1-acyl-sn-glycerol-3-phosphate acyltransferase — translation MPGKPRSGQAGEDRHAWATWLLSRSVSRSVRGALGGVWVRGPVPAGGAVLAPNHHSWWDGYVLREAALWAGSEFTVLMGARQLSRFPFLRRVGAVRADEVRAGVRRARVGWLVVFPEGAVQPAGPLRAVQPGAAWIAGAAGVPLVPVALRVVMRGAQAPEAFVRFGWPVAGPDLEGALQRELAALDAGLLDSDPEAPPAGYLRAVPGRASRSERVDLPSRLLTLITGDR, via the coding sequence GTGCCCGGTAAGCCCAGGTCCGGGCAGGCTGGGGAGGACCGTCACGCCTGGGCGACGTGGCTGCTGTCGCGCAGCGTGAGCCGCAGCGTGCGCGGCGCTCTGGGCGGCGTGTGGGTGCGCGGGCCGGTCCCGGCGGGCGGCGCGGTCCTGGCCCCGAATCATCACTCCTGGTGGGACGGGTACGTGCTGCGCGAGGCGGCCCTGTGGGCGGGCAGCGAGTTCACGGTGCTGATGGGCGCGCGGCAGCTGTCGCGCTTTCCGTTCCTGCGGCGCGTGGGCGCGGTGAGAGCCGATGAGGTCCGGGCGGGCGTGCGGCGGGCGCGGGTGGGGTGGCTGGTGGTGTTCCCGGAGGGCGCGGTGCAGCCGGCCGGGCCGCTGCGGGCCGTGCAGCCGGGCGCGGCGTGGATTGCGGGCGCGGCGGGCGTGCCGCTGGTGCCGGTGGCGCTACGGGTCGTGATGCGCGGCGCGCAGGCACCCGAGGCCTTCGTGCGCTTCGGGTGGCCGGTGGCGGGGCCAGATCTGGAGGGCGCCTTGCAACGCGAACTGGCCGCGCTGGACGCCGGGCTGCTGGACAGCGACCCGGAGGCCCCGCCTGCCGGGTACCTGCGGGCCGTGCCGGGCCGCGCGAGCCGTTCGGAGCGGGTGGACCTGCCCTCAAGGCTGCTGACCCTGATCACCGGAGACCGCTGA
- a CDS encoding carotenoid biosynthesis protein, which translates to MRVSLSPTVWRAGLAFAALGVAFLGALLVMGRNPVGWVLIALGLPLSGVLALAGDALGPEFPEVLGERLAGLLAATRPWMALVALYVALKIPVPLWPEGFPVLGLASTAALCAAALAFVWERAGWLRAALMLVVSFGVGLGVELLGSRTGIPFGDYTYAGAPAPTLLTVPLIVPLGWFALTLTATSLSRGRPWLAGALMMLWDVGLEPLMTAQGYWTWTDPLPLWAGAPVQNFLGWWAVGWGLSWVFTGLAPGLFGRAGAGWALPGWLERVDGNVQASRVPSLSLLPGARRAGEGLDFRVVYATEAFFLPGGLVLVGRYAEAAVTLAAMGLGLGLARALRPGRRAVARAR; encoded by the coding sequence GTGAGGGTGTCCCTCTCCCCCACCGTGTGGCGTGCCGGACTGGCGTTCGCGGCGCTGGGCGTGGCGTTCCTCGGGGCGTTGCTGGTCATGGGCAGGAATCCCGTGGGTTGGGTTCTGATTGCGCTGGGCCTGCCGTTGTCGGGCGTGCTGGCGCTGGCGGGGGACGCGCTGGGTCCGGAGTTCCCGGAGGTGCTGGGCGAGCGGCTGGCGGGCCTGCTGGCGGCGACGCGGCCGTGGATGGCGCTGGTGGCGCTGTACGTGGCGCTGAAGATTCCGGTGCCGTTGTGGCCGGAGGGGTTCCCGGTGCTGGGGCTGGCGAGTACGGCGGCGCTGTGCGCGGCGGCGCTGGCGTTCGTGTGGGAGCGCGCAGGGTGGCTGCGGGCGGCGCTGATGCTGGTCGTGTCGTTCGGGGTGGGGCTGGGCGTGGAGTTGCTGGGGAGCCGGACGGGCATTCCGTTCGGGGATTACACGTACGCGGGGGCGCCCGCGCCGACGCTGCTGACCGTGCCGTTGATCGTGCCGCTGGGGTGGTTCGCGTTGACGCTGACGGCCACGAGCCTGTCGCGCGGACGGCCGTGGCTGGCGGGCGCGCTGATGATGCTGTGGGACGTGGGCCTGGAACCCCTGATGACCGCGCAGGGGTACTGGACGTGGACGGACCCGCTGCCGCTGTGGGCGGGCGCGCCCGTGCAGAACTTCCTGGGGTGGTGGGCGGTCGGGTGGGGCCTGTCGTGGGTGTTCACGGGGCTGGCGCCGGGGCTGTTCGGGCGGGCCGGGGCGGGCTGGGCGCTGCCCGGCTGGCTGGAGCGGGTGGACGGGAACGTGCAGGCGAGCCGCGTGCCGTCCCTGAGCCTGCTGCCCGGTGCGCGCCGGGCCGGTGAGGGCCTGGATTTCCGGGTGGTGTACGCGACCGAGGCGTTCTTCCTGCCGGGCGGGCTGGTACTGGTGGGCCGCTACGCGGAGGCGGCGGTGACGCTGGCGGCCATGGGGCTGGGGTTGGGGCTGGCGCGGGCGCTGCGTCCGGGTCGGCGTGCGGTGGCCCGTGCCCGGTAA